The following nucleotide sequence is from Pedobacter sp. PACM 27299.
TCGGACTGAATGTCCAGCTGTTCGGTATGGCCCGTCAGGTCATGATCGATGAGCTTAGAAAAGAGGCAACACGCTTGAAGTACAATACCAGTTCAAACCAATACCCATTTACCGATAACCTGATGAAGATGATTGAGAGCCGCGACATGCTCAAACATTTTGAGCAGGAAATTGATTCGATGCCCCCTATACGGAAGATGGTATTTAACCTGAGTCGGCAAAACGGACTTTCCTATAGCGAAATTGCCGAGATGTTAGGAATCTCTACCAAAACGGTAGAAAGTCATATTGGCAAGGTACTCTCCCGTTTAAAACACTACATGTACACGATCCTGATGTAGCTATATTAAATAATTGTTAAGCCATAAGGGCAAGGGCGCTGGCATACGTAATACTAGTATGAAGCCAAACAAAGGAGGACAACGCAAGCTGAACAGCAAAGCGTTCATTCAGGAAAATTTTAGTGATCAGGAATGGGAATCTTTTGATTCCCCAGAAGCGCTGCCTCAGGAGAAATCTGAGGAGATGCAGCGTTTGGTTATTGATAATATCACCACTAAACTAGAAAGAAAGCAGCAGGTAAAATTGAAACTGATCGGGGTAGCCCGATACCTTTCAGCAGCCTCGGTTATTTTAATAGTCGGATGGGCACTGGTACTGAACTTTAAGGATGTTTCTCCTGCAGCTTCAGCAATACCTATTACCGCAAAAAAGAATCTTTCCCCTTCTACTTTGGAAAGTGTCTGGAAAGAGGTAGCCAATACAGGAACACTTGCTATGAAATACCAATTGCCAGATTCCTCCCTGCTGACCATTTACCCAGGTTCCAGCATCAGATTTGACAGGCAATTTGACCAGAAATTCAGAAACGTTTACTTGAAAGGTAAAGCCAGATTCAAGGTGAACCGAAATCCGATGAGACCTTTCAGTGTGTATTCAGGCGCATTGAAGACCACTGCTTTGGGCACCTCCTTTACAATCAATACCAATGGACATCAGATCTCTGTGAAGCTCCACACTGGAAAGATTGTGGTGGCCAACACGAGTACCAAAAAGACGCTGGCTTATATTTCCAGCGTAGGAAGTACACTGCTTTACGATCCATCCTTAAAGCTTGCCAGGGTCATAAAGGCCGTTGAGCCGACTAGTTATCCTGCCGAAGTACTCAAAAGAGAAGGCAGTATGATCACGATGAAAAATCTTCCATTGCAAAAGGTACTCCATCTTTTAAAGGAGAGCTATGGCATTCGTATTCAATCCTATCCAGCGGAGATAAGCACGATCAGCTTTACTGGCAAGGTGGATACCGGAAAAGAGCGGGCAGAAGATGTCCTTAAACTGATCTGCCTGATCAATGAGATGACCCTGACCAAGGTATCCGAGGAAGAATTTATTATTCAAAAAACCAATAAATAAACCAAACCAGAATTCATACAAATTATGATGTCTACAACAAGATTCAGAATGCTGAAACCCATGATATGCCTTGGCATCATCGGTTGGGCAAGTCCAGTTTTTGCCCAGGAACTCCCTGTAAAAGGGATCGTTTTGGATGTCTCCGGACAGGGGATTCCAGGCGTCACCATAAAGGCAGAAAACGAAAAAACACGCCATTCGATAGTCACCACATCTTCAGGGACAGGCTTATTTAGCTTTGCAAAGATTGCTCCCGGTGGTCCCTATCGTTTTATTTTCAGTTCAATGGGGTATAAGACGGACACCTTGTCGGGCTATACTATCGTTCCAGGCCAGCAGGTGGCACTCAGCATCAAACTCAATGAACAATCCAATGACCTGCAGGAAGTCGTGATTGGCTACGGAAAGAGTAAAAGGAATGAGCTCACCGGAGCTGTAACCTCAATAAAACCAGAAGATTTTAACAGCGGTGTAGTCAGTTCTCCAGGTCAGTTGCTGCAGGGAAAAGTGGCAGGTCTGAACATCACCAGATCCGGAAATCCTAGTGATAAGCCTGCAGTGATTTTGCGTGGCCCATCAAGTTTTAGAGAAGGTGCACAAGAGCCTTTTTATGTGATTGACGGCGTCCCTGGTGCTTCTATTGATTTAGTAGCACCTGATGATATCATCAGCATGGAGGTGCTGAAAGATGCTTCCTCGACGGCTATCTATGGTTCCAGGGCTGCGAATGGGGTCATTATGATCAACACCAAAAACTCCGGAAAAGGCTTGGGTAAACTTTCTTACAATGCCTATGCAGCTGTGGAGGGGATCTCAAACACCATAAAAATGGCGAGCGGCGAAGAATTGAGAACATACCTGAAGGATAATGGAAAAACTTTAGATAAAGTGAGTGACGATGGCAGTAATACCGATTGGTTGAAAGAGGTCACCAGAACCGGTTTCTCTCAGAACCATAACCTTAACTTTAATGGGGGGTCGGAAAACTCTTCTTATGGAGCAAGCTTGAATTACTTCGACAATGAGGGGATCATCAAGAAATCGGGAATGGAGCGCTTTATTGCCAGGGCGAATATGGAACAGCGCTTACTGAACAACCGCTTAAAGCTGAACCTGAACTTAACCAACAGCAATACCACGAACGACAGGATTGCGAGTCAGGTGTATAACAATATGTTCACCTATCTGCCTACAGTTGGCGTAAGAAAGGCCGATGGCAGTTTTTCCGAAGACCCTTCCAGAACTACTGGTACCGGGGGATACTACAATCCGGTAGCGCTATTGGAGAACAATACTTATCAAGGCAAGACCAATCTATACCTCATTAACGGCGCGGTTAAAGCGAATATCCTGGATGGTCTTGATTTCAATGCGATGGTTTCTATGCAAAATGAGCAGATCAGCGAAAATCTTTATAACAACAGATATTCGATGTTAAAGCAAGGTTTTAATGGTTATGCAGAGCGATCATCGGTAAAGAATACGCAAAAGGTATTTGAGGGTTATTTCAATTATGATCATCAATTCGGCGACCATGGGCTGAAGCTATTGGCAGGTTATTCCTGGCAGGAAAACCGCAATGGTGATGGCTTCCAGACTTCAGGACAAAACTTTGTTTCCGATGACTTATTATGGAATAACCTGGGATTAGGCAATGGAAATGGTTCCACAGTGGTGAACTATGGCAATACTTACATCTCTACCTTGCGTTTGATCTCATTTTATGGCAGGGCGATCTATGACTATAAAGGGAAATATGTGTTACAGGCTACGGTTAGAAGAGACGGCTCCTCTGCTTTTGGGATCAACAACAGATGGGGTATGTTCCCTTCGGTATCTGGCGCATGGAACATAGACCGCGAAACCTTCATGGAAAACGTATCCTTTGTCAATAGCCTGAAACTGCGTGCAGGTTACGGAGTATCTGGAAATTCTATCGGTTTTGATGCCTACACCGCAAGATTGGTGTATGGTTCACAGAATTATTTTTATTCGAACGGAAAGTGGTTAACCGCCATTGGCCCAACTCAAAATGACAACCCTAACCTGAAATGGGAGCGTACAGCAACCTTGAATATCGGTTTGGACTTTGCCCTTTTCAAGAACAAGCTTTCCGGTTCAATTGATGTATATAACAAAAAGACTACGGATCTTATTGCGCCATACTCGGTGTCTACCACACAGCATCCTTTCAATGTGCTGACGGCAAATGTGGGCGCAATGACCAATAAGGGGATCGAATTTACACTAAACACCAGTCCGGTAAAGACCAGGGATTTTAGCTGGAACACCGCTGTTAACTTCTCTCATAATAAGAACGAAATTACTTCGATCTCCAATGATTTATTCCAGATCAATGAATTCTATACCGCTAATGTTGGTGGAAGAGGTCAATCAGGTGCTTTGGGTTATCAGATCATCAAAGAAGGTTTGCCTTTGGGCTCTTTCTATACTTTAAGGTATGCGGGTAAAGATGCGGATGGCAAATCCATGTTCTACGATAAAAACGGAAATGCCTCTACGGCAAATACGGGATTTGAGAATTTTACGGTAACGGGGTCCGCACAGCCAAAATTATTATATGGCTGGAACAATAGCTTTAAGTACAATCAATTTGATTTCAACTTTTTCATCCGTGGGGTGTATGGAAACCAGATCCTGAATGCCACCCTTGCCGATATGAATGCGCCGATCTATGCCTTTCAGACCAATATTGCAAAGTCAACACTGACGGAATCTATCAAAGACGATAAAGCACAGTTTGTATCTGATCGTTACCTGGAAAGTGGTTCCTACCTGCGGCTGGATAACGCCACATTGGGTTATACTTTTAAGCTAAAGGGGATCAGAAGCCTGCGTGTATATGCTTCCGGCAATAACCTGTTCATCATTACAAAATACAAGGGTGTAGATCCAGAAATCAGTATGGCTGGTCAGACGCCTGGCATCGATTACCGTAATTTTTATCCTAAGACACGCTCGGCAATCTTTGGACTGAACTTCAACCTTTAACCATTTATAAAACGAAAATAATGAAACGATATATAACAGCGACAGCCCTGATCGCATTAACCTTAGGAAGCTGTACGAAACTTGACGTTGGCGTTGAGTCTCAATTGACAACCGGAAATTTTCCGGTTACCCCAGATGCATTTTTAGCGGCAACAGGTACGGTATATCAGAAATTCAATACCGGTTTCGGCGTGGATATCTGGAGGATGTACGAATTGAGTAGTGATGAGGTAATTATCACTGCAAGAAATGGGGGATATTATGATCAGGGAAGGTATCAAACCCTGCACAAACACAACTGGCAACCAGATCATCCAATTATTCAAGGGGCATGGGAATGGGGTTATGCCGGGATCAGCGATTGCAACAGGGTGCTGAATATCCTGGAGAAATCTGTGGATGGCCCAACCAAAACGCAGTTTATAAACGAGATCCGTGCTATGCGGGCCCTCTATTATTTTTATGTGATGGATATGTACGGCAATGTTCCTATTACGAGTTTCGGTACTGCAGAACGTCCTAAACAGTCTAGCAGAGCAGAGGTGTTTGCTTACATTGAGAAAGAATTGCTGGAGGTTTCGGAGGGTTTATCTGCTCCAGCGACAGTGACTACCCAGTTTTATGGTCGCCCTACAAAATGGATGGCCTATGCATTGCTTCAGAAACTGTATATCAATGCCCTGCAGTATATTGGAAAGCCTAAATATGAAGAATCCATCACCTACGGCAATAAGATCATCAACGGGACATCAATGGCACTGGTAAGTGATTACAACAGTCTTTTCTCGCCAACAAATGGGGCCAATACAGAAACTATTTTTGCCGCGATATATGATGCGAATTATTCGCCAGGAAATGCCATGACTCGTTTTACGCTGCACAGCGCATTAAGGGCGAAATATAACCTGCCTTTTAGTCCGAGTAATGCACAGTGTACCTTAAAGGAGTTTTACGATACTTTTAACCTGGCTGGAGATGTCCGCAACGCAACCTGGCTTGCCGGTAAACAGCTTCTTGAAAATGGAACTACACCCATTCTGAACGGTTCTGTACAGCTCAACTTCACACCAGAAATCGTATTGACCAATAATGAGACGATGGATGTGGGCCCAGAGCTGAATGGCATATCAAGAGGGGTGCGCTCGATCAAGTTTTATCCGGATCCCAATACAAACAGCAGTACCCGTTTTCAAAATAATGACATGCCAATTTTCAGACTTGCTGACGTCTATCTTTTGAAAGCGGAAGCATTGCTGAGGACAGGTGGAGCCCCAGATGAAGCCCTTAAATTGGTAAATAAAGTGAGGGTTCGCGCAAAAGCTGCGGAGCTGAGCACGGTTACACTGGAGGAGATTCTGGAAGAAAGAGGACGCGAGCTGGCCTGGGAAGGATGGCGTCGTAACGATTTGATCCGCTTTGGGAAATACCAGGGGAAATGGGGATTTAAAGCCGGTAATGAAGGCGCATTCCGGGACATCTTTCCGATTCCGGCCACGGAGCTCGTACTCAATAAAAATTTAACACAAAACACTGGTTATTAAGATGAGAAGAAGGGATTTTGTAAAAGGGACAGCATTAGGTGTAATAGGGGCGAGCGTACTCGCCCCTTTGCAATCACTGGCAGAAAGACCAGAAACGCATCTGGAAACTGAAGATATTGCGCCCAGAAGTGAGTTAAATGATGATTATTCAGTACACTTTATGGCTGTCGGTGATTGGGGACGCAATGGCGCCGATCATCAAAAGCAGGTCGCCACGCAAATGGGGAAATGGGCCAGCGAGCATCCCAATGATTTTATCCTCTCTCTAGGGGATAACTTTTACCCAAAAGGAGTGACCAGCGAGCATGATCCCCTGTGGCATTATTCTTTTGAAAACATTTATACCGACTTTTCATTGCAATGGGATTGGTATCCAATCCTCGGAAACCATGATTATATCTCTGATCCGGATGCACAGGTCAGATACAGCAAGATCAGCAGAAGGTGGAAGATGCCATCCAGGTATTATTCGCAAGAAGTACCTTTAAAAGGTGGTGGAAAAGTACTGATGGTGTATATTGATACCTGCCCTTTAATTCCTGAATTTCACAAGAGCGAGCAGTACCAGCCATGGGTCAAAGATCAGGATCCTGAAAAGCAGCTGAAATGGTTAGATGAAACCTTGAAAAACGCCGGACCGGATGTGAAATGGAAAATGGTGATGGGACATCATCCGATCTATACCGTTGGCCCAAGGATTAAAAATTATGATACACTAGCCGTAAGAAAGGTGCTTTCTGAGATATTCGAAAGAAACAAAGTGGATGTTTACCTTTCTGGACACGACCATTCCCTGCAGCACCTGAGTACAGGTGGTTTTACGCAGCAGTTTATTTCTGGTGCAGGATCTGAGGTGACACCAGTTACTGCGGGAGTGCCTTATAGCAAATTCGAAGTTGCGGAATATGGTTTTATGTATTTTTCAATAGATGGGAACCGGTTAAATGCAAAGATTATCGCCCATACCGGAGAAAACTTGTATGAAACTACTTTGCGGAAAGCTTAATCGGCTTTAATAGGAGCAAGACGCAGAGAAATCTGGGTCTTGCTTTAATCCCGATCGGACAAATAGGCGAATTTCTAATATCTTATGAGAGAGCTGGCTGAAAGAAGATGGGTGTCCTATAATTACATAAAATCACGACGTGATCCAAGCACAGTGAATAGACGAGAATTAGACCATGTCATTAAAAGCATATTTATAAAGCTATTTCAGTTGGAGCCATCAGTGTATTCCATTAAAGTTCTACCATATTCTTACGCGTTCATTTGGAGGTAAGAAGAGCTTGTTTTTTGGATCAATGTCAAAGGCCTTGTACCATGCGTCAATATTCCTCACCACACCATTTACGCGATACTCTGCGGGCGCATGATATTCTCCAAGTGTGATGCGGTATGCTTCTGGTGTATACATTGTCCGGCTAATCTGTGCCAGTGAAAGGAAAAACCGCTGATCGCCGGTATAACCATCCAGAACAGTAGCAGCTCCCTTATGGTCTTTGAGATAGAGCTGATAGGCATCGTAGGCTACAGTTGCACCTGTCAAATCGCCAATATTCTCTCCGAGTGTCTGCTTGCCATTCACATGAAGCCCATCCAATGGAGAAAAGGAATTGTACTGCTCAATCAGTTGGGTGGTACGTGCTTGAAAAGACGATCGTGTATTTGCCGTCCACCAGTCGCGTATCTTGCCATTGCCATCAAACTTTGAACCTTCATCGTCAAAGCAGTGACCAAGTTCATGCCCTATAATTGCACCGATAGCCCCAAAGTTGACTGCGGCATCGGCATAAGGGTCAAAAAATGGAGGCTGCAATATGCCTGCTGGAAACTCGATTGAGTTGTAGAGTTTGCTGCTGGTTGCGTCCACTGTCTGTGGAACCTGATACCATTCTTTACTGGTATAAACTTTTTCAAGCATTGAGCGTTCATAGTCCCAATTTATCTTTGCGATGAGACGTTCATTGCCAATCGGATCTTCTTCGTTAAAACGAGTGGTCGAGTAATCGCGCCAATGATCTGGATATCCAATTCTTACCGTAACCGCATTAAGCTTGGCGATTGCCTCAGTTCTGCTGCTTTCATCAAGCCAGTTTAATCTCTCTAACCTTGATTTAAAGGCGCTGCGAACGTATCTTACCAGCTCTTGTATATGTTGTAGATATTCATTTGGAAAATACTTTTCTACATATAGTTTTCCCACAAGCTGACCTACTCGATTGTTGACATACAGCACTGCTTTTTGTGGTCTGGAGATATCCTTTGATATCCCGTTGAGCGTAGTCGAATAAAAATCAAATTGACTTTTTCGGAACTTTGATGGCAATAGGGTGGAGTGGTTGACTATCCAGTGAAATGCAAGATAAGATGTCCAGACTTCTACGGGAGTAGCAGCAAATAGCGAAGCTTTTGCTATGATAGCGAGATCTGCTTGTAATACAACTTCCTTCACGTTTGCTACCTTTCTTTCTTCAAGGAATACTTTCCATGGAAATCCTGGAGCGTAGGAAGCTAGCTCCCCGGTTGGCATCTTGTGAGCGTTGATCTTGCTGTCGCGCAATTGTGCAGGTGTCCATTGTAGGGAAGCCAGCTTTGTTTCTATATCAATAATATCATTTGCACGCTGCTCTGCATCGGTAATGCCAACAAGATTAAATACCTGCGTGATGTATTCCTTATAAGCCTTGCGATAGCCAGGATATGGGCCATCTTCCTTTTGATAATAAGCCGGTGCAGGCAAACCAATACCACTTTCACTTAAAGTTACCAGGAATCTACTTCTGTTGTTGATGTCAGGTTCAGTACGAATACTGATAATAGAGAAGGATTTTGGATCTGCCATTAACTTCGCAACACCTTCATGATTTTTAATGGAAAGTATGCCTTTTACTTCCTGCTCCATAGATTGAATCCCCATACGCTCGATTTGAGCTGTATCAAGATAACCCTGGTAAAGGGCACTTACTTGCTTAAGCGGTCCAGAAGAACGCTGTTCATCGGCTTCCTTAATCATCAAATCCGCTATTCTTTCGCTCACTATTTTTTTGACCTCGCTATAATTACTCAGTCCAGAAGATCCTGGAGAGATGGTATTAGTTGACAGCCAGCCTTCATTGACAAATCTGTAAAAATCATCTCCAGGCAGCACTTTACTACTTATAAACTGTGTTTGTACGCCCCAATTGCCGAATAAGGGTTTGCTGCTGGATTGGGCGTTGAGGTCGCTATTGTTAAAGACCAATAAAAAGGTCATTACTCCAAGGCCAATTTTATGATAATTATTGTTGTATTTCATTTTGCGCTTTGTAGAATTGCAAATCTATTTCCTGGTTGATGCCGACCATTATCTCCTTACAGCTAATATAGGCAAATGTAACCTTGCTTTGATGGGGCTTAAGATCGTGTAATGATTTTCTAAATCACGCCATTTTTGATTATTTTTTGACTATTTAAATCAGTCTGATTAGAGAAAGAAAAGGGTGATGCATAAAAATGCCCCCAAATAGTTTTTACACTTTTTGAGGGCAATGTACTGTGAAGCTTTTCCGCTTCTTTTAAGATTCGCTTTTAACGCCCCAGGCTAAGCCTTAGGTTCAGTTCAAAACTCCCATTAGTGTAAGCACTAAGTGCTGAGGTTTGCGTAGTATACGACCCACTGATCAGGTATTTATTTCTAAAATCCATACCAATGCCGAAGGTGGCACTTTCGGAGCTGTGGTACATCGCTAGTGCGAATAACTGCTGATTGATCATTCCGACCTGCACGCCCGCATCCCAGATGTTCTTATATCCTTTGACGCCACGATACGCCACTTTAGGTTCCGCGTCAAATCCTTCCGGGCCCTTACTGATCGGGAATTTGTAACTGATCGCGGAATAGAAAGTAGCCACATCCGCTAGTTTAATCGTTTCTTTTTTCAGAAAGCTTTTCAAGTTAGGGATTGCCGCCTGGATATTCAATCCGTTACTGGTATATGCAACTCCGAAATCCCCGTCTAAATAGCTTTTTCGATTATTGTACTGACCAACAAGGGGATCATTCGGGTTACCATAAATATCTGCGTTTTCAAGCCGTTGGTTTAAAATACCCAACGAGATACCGAAGTGTAACGCATCTGAATTTTCATTTAATTTCAGGTGATATGCATACGAACCTACAGCCCTGACCTGTCTTTCGAGACCGGCACTTTCATGGCTGACCGTGATTCCAAGACCGACTTTTTTGAAACCGTAGTCTACCGTCAGGTTTTGGGTAACAGGTGCACCGGGAACATTATCCCAAAGTTTACGGTAGGAGCCATTGATTTTTATTCCTTCCTGATAACCAGCAAACGCCGGATTAATTACATACTGGTTGGTATAGTACTGGGAAGACAAAGGATTTAGCTGGGCTTTTGCTGTATTTACTGCTGCTATAAAAGTAATCAGTAAGCATGTTTTGTGTATGATTTTCATGTGTCTCTTCGTAATTGTTATGAAGCCTGCATGCCTTTTGTGAAAGGTTAATGCAGGCTTCTTAAAGATTAATTTTCTCTGACAACAGTAATAAAGCCTTTGAATCTAAGCTTGTTTGTTCCGAAGTCAATGATGTAATAGTAGGTTCCTTCCTCTAAAGGATGGCCATTTACCGTGGCATCCCAGCTGTTATCATATCCCTTTTTAGTATAAAGAATTCTTCCAGCTTTGTCAAAAACCTTCACTTCATTATTCGGATAGAAATCGATGTTATCTACAATCCACTTGTCATTATAACCATCTCCGTTAGGGGTGATGATATTGGTTCCTTTAATCAGCGCCAGATCGTCCAGTATACCCAAGGTAAATGTTTGGGTTTGTGAACAGCCATTGGCATTGGTTGAAGTTACCGTGTAGGTAGTCGTTTCCTTTGGCCTTACTGTAAGCACTGCTGAATTTAGCCCATTCAGGATGCCATTACTGTTTGCCCAAACATAATTTGTTCCGCCTGTTGCAGTTAAGAGCACTGTTGCCCCTTTGCTTACCTGATTACCTAAATTACTGCTGATAGAGATCGCAGGTGAAGCATTGACAGTAAGTACAAATGAACGACTGTAGGTATCTACTCCTCCATTTGCGGTACCTCCATTGTCTTTCACTAATACAGTCACCGTGGCTGCACCTGATGCACTGTTTCTCAATTTGTAAGTTAAGGTTCCTGTAGCACCGCTACCCACAACTTTTAACGTTTCAAAAAGACTTGAATTGGTACTATTAACCGTTAGTGTAGTGGTTTGACTGCTTTCCGGACCAGCGCTGATTCCTGTTAAGGCAATAGTTTGTGTGGTTGTTGTGGCACACAAAGCAAGATCGCCTATGGCAGATAGTGTAGGGGACTCGTTCACATCTGTTAAATTAATGGTCAGTTCTTTTTCCAGCGACGTATTATTTTGTGTCGTAGAACGTACCCTCACTTTGTAAACAGATTTTGTTTCGAAATCCAGGATTGCAGTGGTCTGAAGCTGATTGCCATTGATGGCAAATGCAGTATTATCTGTATCCCCGGAACCTGTCACTAATGAATAGGTAAATAATGCACCCGGATAATCAGATGTACTGCTTAGTGTTCCGGCAGCCGATCCCACAGCGGCGTTTTCGTACAATGGTACGCTGGCAAGGCTGATGGTGGTTGGCGCATCCGTTTTAACAGTCAGCGTTCCTTTTTGATAAGTAATGGCATAATTGTCTGCTGCAGCACCACTGATATTGATGTCGTAAGTACCAACCGGGCTATTGGTGGTTGCCGTAGTAGTCAAGACAGGAGAGCTGCTGAGTGCTGAACTATTTTCTCCATTTGCCAGACCTGAATAAGTCGCGGTAAGCGCTGGATTGACTTCAGCCAAAAACTTCTCTTTTTCATCAGCAATGATCGTTAAAGTCTTTCTGTTCACTGTTAATTTACCTTTGATATAAACGATGTTATAACTGCTTAAACCTGTTCCAACAGCTGCTGAAGCAACAATGTCATAATCAGAGCCTGCAACACTTGCATTTGCGGCTGCACCAAGGCTGTTTAGGCTTACTGAGGTAATGACGTCTCCATTAATCAGACCATTAGCTGTAAATTCAGTACCAGTAAATACAGGTAAATCACCATAGGCTTTACTCAGATTTGAAGCGGTGATGGTCAGTGCTTTCTGTGTAATGGTCAGTGTGCCATCCGGATTATTAACTGTATAATTAGCTAACCTGTTATCCGGATCGATTAATGTGGCAACAGTTGGATATGTACCTGTTGCAGCGGCTGCCGGTGCACCAAGACTATTCCTGGTAATGGTGATATTGTCACCGTTTTGAATTCCGGTAATCGTTCCTGTGAAGTCAAGACCGTTGAGTACATCACCATAGACTTTAGAACGGTTATTGTTCACAATCGTCAGCGTTGCAGTATTTACGGTTAATGTTTGCTGCACATTTGCTGCTGCATTAAAGATGGTATTACCAGGCTGACTTGCAGTAATCGTTGTACTTCCTGATTTCAATATAGTGGCCATATTGCCTGTAATTGATACAATGGAAGGGTCAGTCGCAGTGTAGATCACTGGAAGACCGGCTGATGAATTTAGATTTCCAAGGCTGAAGACGATGTCTCCGTAAGTTTTTGCAGCAATCGCATTGAAAGTAATGCTTTGATTGCCTCTTGGAACCTGTGAAACATCTGTGCTTAATGCACTTGAATTACCAGCCTGATCGACTGCCTGAATGCGGTAATAGTAAGTGGTGCCGTTTGTTAACCCAATATTGGTGTAGTTAGTTGTACCTGCAGGTATATCGGCGAGCAGTGTGGTTGGCGCAGCACTTGTGCCATAAAAGATACGGTATTTAGCCAGGTCACTTTCCGTATTTGCAGCCCAGTTCAATATGATTTGTGTATCACCGGAAACTGCTGCAAGGTTGG
It contains:
- a CDS encoding M13 family metallopeptidase gives rise to the protein MKYNNNYHKIGLGVMTFLLVFNNSDLNAQSSSKPLFGNWGVQTQFISSKVLPGDDFYRFVNEGWLSTNTISPGSSGLSNYSEVKKIVSERIADLMIKEADEQRSSGPLKQVSALYQGYLDTAQIERMGIQSMEQEVKGILSIKNHEGVAKLMADPKSFSIISIRTEPDINNRSRFLVTLSESGIGLPAPAYYQKEDGPYPGYRKAYKEYITQVFNLVGITDAEQRANDIIDIETKLASLQWTPAQLRDSKINAHKMPTGELASYAPGFPWKVFLEERKVANVKEVVLQADLAIIAKASLFAATPVEVWTSYLAFHWIVNHSTLLPSKFRKSQFDFYSTTLNGISKDISRPQKAVLYVNNRVGQLVGKLYVEKYFPNEYLQHIQELVRYVRSAFKSRLERLNWLDESSRTEAIAKLNAVTVRIGYPDHWRDYSTTRFNEEDPIGNERLIAKINWDYERSMLEKVYTSKEWYQVPQTVDATSSKLYNSIEFPAGILQPPFFDPYADAAVNFGAIGAIIGHELGHCFDDEGSKFDGNGKIRDWWTANTRSSFQARTTQLIEQYNSFSPLDGLHVNGKQTLGENIGDLTGATVAYDAYQLYLKDHKGAATVLDGYTGDQRFFLSLAQISRTMYTPEAYRITLGEYHAPAEYRVNGVVRNIDAWYKAFDIDPKNKLFLPPNERVRIW
- a CDS encoding PorP/SprF family type IX secretion system membrane protein produces the protein MKIIHKTCLLITFIAAVNTAKAQLNPLSSQYYTNQYVINPAFAGYQEGIKINGSYRKLWDNVPGAPVTQNLTVDYGFKKVGLGITVSHESAGLERQVRAVGSYAYHLKLNENSDALHFGISLGILNQRLENADIYGNPNDPLVGQYNNRKSYLDGDFGVAYTSNGLNIQAAIPNLKSFLKKETIKLADVATFYSAISYKFPISKGPEGFDAEPKVAYRGVKGYKNIWDAGVQVGMINQQLFALAMYHSSESATFGIGMDFRNKYLISGSYTTQTSALSAYTNGSFELNLRLSLGR